The Daphnia carinata strain CSIRO-1 chromosome 9, CSIRO_AGI_Dcar_HiC_V3, whole genome shotgun sequence nucleotide sequence GACGTTCTGGGGTGCCAGTTGCGCTGCCAGGTGCGGATCTGGTATGGCCTAAGAATTTATACTGTTAAGCTATGgctaaacaaataaaaaattaaaaaactgtaaaaataTTACCCCGCTTTATTATCTTTGTTGTACTAGTCTGGGATGCTGATTGGATTGCATGGGATGATGCACTTATACCACTGTTAGATTTTGTAGATTTTCTTGGAGATTTATTAGTGGATTGATTGACAATTGTATCATCATCAAAAAAtagtggatttttttttctaattcttgCTGGCTAAAAGAAACATCAACAGTATTTAAATCTATCAGTGAAAACAAATTGCTTTATAACTTACGATGCCTCTTCTGTTTAAAGTTATTGGATTTGAGGTAGTACTTCCAGTTACTTTTGAAGCTGATGATGAGTTAACTTCACTAATTCGCTTTAGTCCAAACATTTCTGGACCCAATGTCATTGCTTGATTTGCTTGCTCCGAATCATCTCCAAAATCAAGTTCTCTTTTAACTTTGAACCCCCCATTTTTGAATGAAAGTAAAGCCTCTGCTGATTCAGCTAGGCaacaaataatatttaaaatgaatttcataaacaattaaaatcTGTACACATTTTGGGAAAAAAGTTTGGTTGAACAAAAAGTATAACGCGTTCGAGTACGTGCAAAGTGCTTGGTTTActtcaaaattgtttttaaacaaatttatagTATGCAAAGTACATTTGAAGCAAGAATAAACAAATCCAAAAATTTGCTAAGAAATTAACCGCAAAAGTTTCAGCTATTATTCCATAAAGTGGCactaaaataaacaaagagtATTTCCATACTgaaccaaaaaacaataaagcaCCAAGGGAGAAAtgtttgtttatgttttggaGTTAACATAACTTACTTTCAAGCGAGTCCGCCATGATTCTCTTTTTCAACTTTCAATCGCCTCGTCAAACAGCTTGGTTGTAACGTTGCCGCGTTTACGAATTGGGAATTGCATCATTTACAGTTAGCAGTTACTCTAGTAAGTATGGTTTACTCAGTTGGTTCAGTTATAAATTTATAATTAGAATCGCCAAATTCGTCATGTCGTGATCGTGTCCATATGGAAGGACTgttaatttgaaatttaacCAAGATTTACTGAATTATTAATTACTTTTAGCTTCTTGGTCATTTTACTTCTACCATACGCGGTCCTTTTGTTGCTTTAAGTGTAACGAAAACTTCGGAAAACCTCCGTGCTGcaatttttgtaattttttattgttaccACCCCGATTTTTTCAGTCACTTTATTCAATGCCCATACTATGCGTATCCGTATTTGCGATGTGTaaatatagtttttttaacctccatttttgtttgcataaCGCACGGCAATTTTACTTGTAGTACATATGTAAAATCACATAACCTGCTACACGCTGCTGTCGATTTAGTTGTTCTTTGAATGACATATGCgttggaaataaaattcagaCGACTTCTAATGCTTTTTTCCATCACATTATTCTCATATAATATCGgccatattattattatataacTGCTTGAGCAAATCTATCACCATTCACACAAGGTTTTAAACAGCGTCGGgatttttattctattttagCAGTGGCAACTTTCCGTTAAGCTGTAGTCTAAGTTTAAAGCCCTGATCCCCCGTCAGGCCTTTCGCacttatttaaaatttttctgcGTCCGGAACatgtttaattgaaaaaatattcttgCAAACAATTTTCTCTCCGTAGCTGCGGTGTACAATTTTCTCTCCGTATCTCGACGTGTTTTATTAGATCAATCAAAACATATGGCACAGACTATTGGCGTAGCCAATCGATGCGATGAAGCAGCCGCTACGGTCCcatgtcgttttcttttccacttCTTCATCGTCGGCTTAGGAACAACATGTTAGTTTTACAATACTATATGTAAAAAGCGACGCAGCAAGCCGGTTTGAAACTTATCCCTCAGTAAGGTTGTTGATCATCATTCTAGCAGTATGCCGCAATAATTGTCGAACATACCTTTTCCCTGAATATTAATGATGAAATGATACTGAAGAGGCAATCTGATTAGGTTTTTCCTTCTTAGCCGCCTGTTGAtaagtaaattattttttccttaCTCTCAGGCAGTTATTGGCgaatcaaaattaattttggTTGGCAATTTTGCATTAGTGTTTGAGACAAACGTGCCCTCAGTAGCTAGAATTTCGCTCAATTTGATCTACCACAGAAGGCTGCAAAGGttcattaaaatttcaatcactCAGCAAAATGATTTATTATAACATctgattttttcaaattaaactcttattttattttccggCGAAAGAATAAATGGTGTGCTAAACTAACGAAAAATGAAGCATATAATAGATATAACCTTAGAAGACTTAAAGCGGAATCTGGCATGCACGTTGAATAATCTCAGAAACATTAGAAAAAATGATCGTACGAATCTTAGTTTCCTAACACACTAAATGAAAGGCAGTAAAGTTAAGAATCGTGCGATGGCGAGAAATCTGATACATTGAAACGAACCGATTTGATGGTTATGGCTTGCTCTACGTTTCCATTCGATTTTAAGCTCGACTTCAAAGGAACACTGAACAATAATGCTTTCTTTATGGCAGACGGTGAAATCGATACATTTTCCAAAGATTCCTCATCACTCTGACCCTGTAAATtatttatacaaaaaaaaaaaaaagatgaggacGTTAAAACATAAATGAACAACTAGGaagtatacaaaaaaaaacaaaaaaaaaaaaaacatactgTTTCAGATGCTGAGCCGCTGGTTTCAGATTCCATGACATCATCGAAGTGTGAAGACTTGCGGGGTGAAGAAGCAAGTAGTCGTGCAGGAAGTGGACTATAGCTGATGTCCCGCCCTCGTCTCAATACcgtcattcttcttctttctgcgACGATTTTGTGTACAGAGTTGACAGCAAATGAAACGTCGCATAAGACTGATGTTACATCAGAAGTGACACCCATTTGGTTTGTGTACGCAGTGGCCTGGACTTCCAACGCTGCAGCGCACATTTTAATTTGGGACAGATCAGCAAGTTCCAGATAGGAAAGCAAATTTTCTATGGTGGTTCCCATACGCAGCAAAATGTCAATACGCTGatgaaattttgaatagaCAACAgccatttccttttcattccAACTTTGACTACCAATGGTTTCAGTGAATTGTTCAAGAAGGATTTGAACTTGTGTTACGACGTCATGGGAAGCTTTCACTAGCCAAGATTCTCTAGTAGTGAAACTGGAATTATCCAGAGAATCCAACGAATTTTCATCTGGAAGCTGTGCAATTTTCATCCGGACATTATCAGCTAGATCGACGATTGATTCGTGTACTTTGGTTTGAGCTGTAACAAAGCCTGCAATTGCTGTGGATGCCGTTATAACTTCCAAATTGGGAACTTCATCGCAAAACACCACAGAAAGTTCGTAGTAACTAGCAAAAATGGAATTCAACGTGTTCTGCGTATGACGAACCCATTCCTTAAAAAGGCCAGCCGAATCTAATGTAATACCCTAGGGATAAACAAAGACACATCAGAATAAAGTTTAACAACACTAACTTCTCGTTTATTGGGAAACGGACTCACCTGCATGACGAATTCTAGCGAATTTTGAAGTCTTTGGCCGAGTTCTTTCGTGGTGTGTAACCAATTATTTCGGACATTTTGCAGCACATCTCttttgttaacaaaaaaactgaCTAATCCTGGGTACACAGACAAGAGGGAAAGGGCGTGAACCGTTAATGGAATTGCGAAGCTGTAGGTGCGATCGGGATGGTCCAATGCGCTTTTAAGAGATGAAGCCGCGGAACAAAACGTCGAATTTAAATCTCCGTTGTGAAATGTGCGAATTAACTCTTTGCATGTTTCAGCGACTCCAGTGTTGATGGTGGGTGATCTCGAAAGACGTAAGCTGGATCGTCTGGAAGAGTCAATGCTAAATCTGCTATCATCCAAAACACTCATACTGCTGTCATGGCATTTCAGCAATTtatcaagcttttctttcAAGGCAGGAACGAAAAGCGCAGAAGAGCCATCTTCCAACTGCCACACATCACCTCTCTCAAAAACTGTGGCAGTGGGGAATTTTCCTGATTCATCAATAGCTTGTCGCAACACTTCCATTCGTTTTCGCATTGTATCAATGCTCCAGTACATCACCAGCTGGCGATCCAAATCTTGAACGCAAATCATGGGCTGCAGATCATCGGTAAGTGCATCTCTGCGTGTAAACGCATACGGCTGTTGGAATCGCCGGCAAATGGCATTGATCTCATTTAACATGGATTGAATAACAAATGACGATTCCTattgaaaataaatgatatCAAATATATTTCTAAAAGTACGGCTGCAGAATTTTCATACTTCCGAGTTTTCCGTTGGCAGCGCCAGCTTTCGTTGCGTATCTTGAAGCAACGATTCGATTTCTTCCAAATTTGTAGATTTTGTTATAGATGGAGAACAGGAGGGGGGCGAAGTGATACCGATGACTTGCCGTTCTTCCAATACTCGATTGAGCGAGGCGATTTCATCTTCATAGCTATGTCGTTGCAAAGAAATTTCAAGAGCCGCTTCTTGACGAACTTCTTCCATTTCGGCCATCAGTTGAACTTTTGCCTTTTCCTGTGCATCCTTAATAGCTAATTGCAAACGATGTTCTTGACATAATCTTAGCTCTTCATGCGCAGTTTCGAAATCgggaaactaaacaaaaattatacaTCATCCTAGCAAACAGATTAACAGTTTTGGAGCTCTAAGGCGAACTTACCTTATTGCTAGCACTTTGGTTTCCGTGAAATTGGGAATCAGATGGGTGgtataaatgaaaataatgcGTTCCTCCAATGATAATTCTATCTCCATGATGGAGCTGTAATCCAGGTGAGGATACAAGTTGTCCATTTACATAGGTTTCGCCATTAGCAACCAGTGTAAGGTGATCTCCTGAACGCTCAATACAGCAATGGCTCTCTTCAATCATTAAACCAGTCAACTGTATTGTAGGGGAATTCGCAGAAGAAACCGATGGGCCCACCCAATTTTGACCCAGCTTCAAGGGGAAAAACAGAGTTCCAGATAACAGCGGATCCtagaagtaaaaaatttcctttttagaCCCACGTTTACCTAAGGCTTTCAATGGGAAATTTCACTAGAAAATTTTCAAGGGGTTTACACCTCAGAATCGtttcagaagaaaatttaacgaaagaaaattgcaCAAAAAACCCACACCGTTGGATAAATAGAGTTAATAAATGGCCTTTATGTTCACCTGATTTACGTTGACTAGACAAGGTTGTTTAGGATCCTGGACAGTAGAAACACCACACTTTGCTAGGGCCTCTTCAGCTTCTCTTCGTCTTAATTCTGCCTGGGTTACTTTCTCTTGCCAAGAAACATCTTTCTGATTTTCAACTTCAGTCAAGCGACTCTTCAGGCAGCGAATTTCTGATTCTAGTTGTTGCACACGCGAGGACGATTCATCAATGTTTCCATCAGCTACTGCCATGTCAGAACGCGCATTGGCTTCATTCAAACGGTTTTCCATTAGCTTAATTTGGTGCCGTAGATTTCGAATATGTACAGAATTCGGGTCCTCGCCTATTCTTGCAGTATTAACGATTTTCCTGGCCTATTTGAATCAATAAGCTTAAATTTACCACATATCGCAATTTTGATGTGTTCAGTACCTGGCATGCGTAGCGCAAGGTCGATAAAGTTTCTTCCACGTGGGACGTGCATGGACTAACTGTAGCGAGCATAACTGTTTTTGAGTCGCCACCCAAGCTCTCTTTCAAAAGCCAAGTCAAAACTGACTCCCTGTTACAACAATGTCGACAACAAACAAGATTGACTATTTACACGACTATTttgaaaccaaaagaaattattttacCTATACGGTACGAATTTTTGCTCAGCTAACGCAGTAATGACTCTGCCCAGTGTTAGTAATGATTGGTTAATAGTTAAACCTTCTTCTCGGCGATCACCTACTGCGTGGCAGGAAGCGACTCTTTCACTTCCGGCTAAATCAATGAAGTTTATGCGGCTTTGCTTCCGCACCTCATGCGATTTTCCATCTAACAATTCGTCATGGCCTAGACAAAGAGACAGATATATTAGTGGAGAATATTAAATTTTCCTGCGAAgaccagaaaaacaaaacctttAAGTAATGAACGAATTCAGTAGCTTACTTTGGGCTAAAATTATGGTAAAGATGGCATGAGAACGTGAACTATGCTCATTCGCAGAGGTCGATGCAGTGGCCCTTTGTCGGTTTCCAACTACAAGCCAACGTTGCACTTCTTCAAACGAAGTAACTGCGTGTTTCGAAAGATCAACTACATATGGACCctatagaaaatttttcattaaaaaacagGCAATAATAAGTATAATGAGGAGTGTTCTTACGTTTTGCGGGTGTTCACGAACGCGCAGACTTCCTCCCAATTTGCTCGAGGGACACAATAGatcttgaattttttctttgtagatTTCAAAATAGCTTATCTGAATCTCAATGGAAAAATTGTCAACGGGATCTTTTATAAGTAATTCCACTTCACGAAAAAGGTCATGGCAAAAACGAGGCACAATTCCACTTTCGAAATGCAATTCGTTTTCACATCCAATATTACCCATTACACTGTAACTCTTTCCGGAACCTGTCTGTCCATAAGCAAATAAAGAGGTGTTGAATCCTTTGAAAGCCTGTGAGAGTAATGGCTTAGCCAAACTGTCATAAATTTTGCTTTGATCATGTTCTATATGATCATGGAGCACTATATTTGACAAGAAGCAGTAATCATAATTAAATGAGTGGGTTTGTCCATAATCTGTCAGTACAATCACTTCATTTTCCTTCACATTAACAATGGGCTTCATTTCTTtgtcagttttttccttttctgtttgAGGACGAACCCTTACAGCAACTACTAGATTACTGGTCTCAACTCCAGAGCCAGGTACCTCATGGAGGGTGTTTCTTTTTGGTGTCTCAAACCGGACAGTAGAAAAAACTTCTGGTGTTCTCACAATAGTCAAATTTGAAACTTCTGAGCTTCTTAAAGTAGATCTAAGGGGTGTGCTTAGTTTTGGACTTCCTGTAGAATACCTTTCTTGCCTACTAGGTGGAAGAGCTCCCGACTTTCTTGATTGTTGCCCTCCTGATCGAACAATTGGATCTCTTGATATGTTCTCcaaatttccatatttttcttttttctccattctttctattttaGGGCTCTGTGGGATTACAGAAAATgacttttgttttgaattaccCTCCATTGCAGCTACCTTTGTTGAAGGATTTGACATAGAATAACATCTTGgagtttgatttaattttgaTCCTATTGAAGCCATAgaacttttcattttaaagGTTGCTTTAGgtctttaaaaattaaaaattatctATTTGCTTCTGTTTCTTGTTGATTGGCTTTTCTCAACACTGAATAGATCAAGAGCTACCAGTCATGATAAGAGGGTTTCTTGCTTCACTAACAAAGGCAATGCGCAAAAAGAAACTCCCTGATAACGActgagaaattttttaaaacctaCACCGcactaaaacattttttagaTTATATGGAGATTTGTAGACGATGATACGTTTCAATCATTGACTGAATTTTCATACGAGTAAAGTTATACCATGCACTTCAGCGTTTATACTGCagactacaaaaaaaaaccgttgaCAAAGTGCAACTGAACACAGAAAAACTTTTGGCTTCTGCTTTTTCGCGCTACacagttttgattttacaattttctCTACGTTGCCAAATGTTCCGATTTTCTTTCACATCCAGTTGCAATAGCAATATGCCCCATCGTTGGCCCCGCGACGACGGGGCACGTTTTGGGCAAATCGCGcggtttattttaaaaaacgacaaaccggtgcggttccGATTGCCGTGTTTTCTACAGATCGCACCCGGGTTTGATGGTTGGTTGTTTGATTACATCGTGGTTTTATACGGTTTGCACACGACAATAAGTCGGAAAcacaacatggtctcactacatatgtactaagtagtacacatagttgcagatgcactttttcttatggggtaaatgataaacgcgcagggcgttagtcaattgttttttttaaatattgtctgcttggagcttttccacgcggaagtcgcgataaaacgtGGTTTTCCATGCGGAATGTGAAAAAAGacacctaaaattgtaaattaaatgagaacccatgaaataaatttatttaaattatctagttaatttttaatataagacggaatgctgaaattttctagacacaaacaaaatgtaaatatgtataattaaaattttttacacttatttacactttttaaaatttgaacttggcgcggtaaaaaaatggccgccataatggtttatcaaaaaccactttttcaaacgtaatttttggggttaaatatagcatcttaaaagtaaacgtttagaacaacttgttcctcaatcaccaggaacaaaaattttataatggtttcctgttttgacgaagattaagcatcaaacaatcaatgcaaagtttcgtctttttcacacaccccctcccctttctaaaatcatgaaatcctttaataattatttatgaagaaaataaacagttaaaattgacaaattttgcatcaatcgatagctcttatcaagagctatctaattctataaaacttatgttaaattttcggaaaacgaaaaagttcaagtgtaacataaatttttttgttttatcggttgcgtccattagaaccttagatcgaaaaacaacaaaaacgcattttgcgtttaagattttttcgatttgaaaatattgattacaaTTATCTAAAAATGGagagcccttaccaagggctatcgatttatattatatttatattatttatatattaaatcagcgaatatcataattaattttgctgacaagtaataaaaaaattgtttctcttatactcgtttatttcaattaccataactattgtacatatatataatagtaatatatatattgtaattgtatgtatgtataaatatataaatataattgtacgtatgtataaatatatatatataattgtaatatactgtatatatgtgtatttattatattgtaacatttatgtacattatcataatattataaatataaatttatataaacctAATTCATAATAttcgctttgaaaaaattaagacatgcgctacacgcatttttgtttaactggtttaactttaacggtttagccattaaagcaaccaaatcaaagccctagggGTGAAAACATacactttccccataaagaaaactgcaggcgcgattatgtactaagtagtacatattgcctcgcgaccagcctggaACCGACGGGtttgactattttttttccgaccaaccgcggtttgcccagATCAAACATGATCGAATCGAATGTCCTTACATTATTAAGGGATGAGACAAATTGCCGTTAAGCAAAGCCACAAATATTTACATCTGCTacccattttctttctactAGGCTACGAGAGACAGACTTTGGGATGGGTCTCGTTTCTATAGTAATCAGACATTTGTTTCAGCGGAATAtggagaataaaaagaaataattgaataattataaattctctttattttatttaaaaccaATTTAAgataatatatttttatttttaaattttatactTTGTCCAAAAACCATTGACCACAGCGCCTAACTTTAAGCGCTTTGGAATGGAATCGGACAGCTATCTGCCAATAGGTGTGGTCGCTTGCTATAATGTAAAAAGTTTTCACGGGCATGATCGAAGGCGTCGGCCGCTGTAGTGGCATGTCGGTAGTCAAAATTTTTGAACTACGTCACCCCAAGAATCTTCGATGGGGATCATGTCCGCACTCTTCGAACGCCATGGCAGCAGTCAAATTTGGGGATGCACCCGAAACCACTAAGCGATGATAAAGGCTGCGCGGATGGGGATTTGTCCTGCAAAAAATGAACTTGTAGTTCACCATAATGTTGGTGAATCCAACGGGGACAgattttctttcgttcctGTCATAGGGTTGAACGTGTTCGCAACCTCGTTCCATTTGTCCTGTGCGCAATAACACACCCACACCCGACAGACCTAAGACCAAGAAATTGATTATATGTTGATAATAACCTCgcaatgaagaaaacaagttttttccCACTATCCTGTTTGGTTGTCTTTTCAACACTATTTTTGAATAGCACATcggtaaaaagcaaaaactaCCCGGGAAAGGGTTCGAATGACCTGTCACCCTTTTTCAGGTGGTTGTTCATCAAAACGATAcggaaaatgaatattaaaataatcaAATGGGATGATGGTAGCGGAAAAATTGTCTTAAATAGATCATAAACCATATTACTGTACCCGAAAATCTTTTCGTCGCtataaattaaattattttacgATTCAGCAGGTAAATTGCGGTAACGTAGCACAATTGAACCCCGTTCTCCGCATGCCTTTCGGttaagaaatttttacttAGAACCTAGAAAATTCTTACTTGCCGCGCGTCTCGGGTGGAGATTTATCTCCATCACTTTGCGGATCACGGTTTACTTGCTAACACTGTTAGTTTTAGTTAGCGGTTTTCGTACGGAAAAATAGTCTGAAACCGGCGGACAAGGGACGCATGATTTTACCGACGACAACCGACGGTACGTTtccgaaaacgaaaatcgtcGGGTTTTTTCCAACGATTTTCGATAAGTTGCTTTTACGAAAATCGTTATAAAATACAACCGAAATTGGCCCATatcataatttttatttgcacTTAAAAATGCACCCATAACCTCAATGGatgtaaaattaaaaagaatagaaaaattgTTGTGGAAACAACCAG carries:
- the LOC130700932 gene encoding kinesin-like protein KIF14, which codes for MKSSMASIGSKLNQTPRCYSMSNPSTKVAAMEGNSKQKSFSVIPQSPKIERMEKKEKYGNLENISRDPIVRSGGQQSRKSGALPPSRQERYSTGSPKLSTPLRSTLRSSEVSNLTIVRTPEVFSTVRFETPKRNTLHEVPGSGVETSNLVVAVRVRPQTEKEKTDKEMKPIVNVKENEVIVLTDYGQTHSFNYDYCFLSNIVLHDHIEHDQSKIYDSLAKPLLSQAFKGFNTSLFAYGQTGSGKSYSVMGNIGCENELHFESGIVPRFCHDLFREVELLIKDPVDNFSIEIQISYFEIYKEKIQDLLCPSSKLGGSLRVREHPQNGPYVVDLSKHAVTSFEEVQRWLVVGNRQRATASTSANEHSSRSHAIFTIILAQSHDELLDGKSHEVRKQSRINFIDLAGSERVASCHAVGDRREEGLTINQSLLTLGRVITALAEQKFVPYRESVLTWLLKESLGGDSKTVMLATVSPCTSHVEETLSTLRYACQARKIVNTARIGEDPNSVHIRNLRHQIKLMENRLNEANARSDMAVADGNIDESSSRVQQLESEIRCLKSRLTEVENQKDVSWQEKVTQAELRRREAEEALAKCGVSTVQDPKQPCLVNVNQDPLLSGTLFFPLKLGQNWVGPSVSSANSPTIQLTGLMIEESHCCIERSGDHLTLVANGETYVNGQLVSSPGLQLHHGDRIIIGGTHYFHLYHPSDSQFHGNQSASNKFPDFETAHEELRLCQEHRLQLAIKDAQEKAKVQLMAEMEEVRQEAALEISLQRHSYEDEIASLNRVLEERQVIGITSPPSCSPSITKSTNLEEIESLLQDTQRKLALPTENSEESSFVIQSMLNEINAICRRFQQPYAFTRRDALTDDLQPMICVQDLDRQLVMYWSIDTMRKRMEVLRQAIDESGKFPTATVFERGDVWQLEDGSSALFVPALKEKLDKLLKCHDSSMSVLDDSRFSIDSSRRSSLRLSRSPTINTGVAETCKELIRTFHNGDLNSTFCSAASSLKSALDHPDRTYSFAIPLTVHALSLLSVYPGLVSFFVNKRDVLQNVRNNWLHTTKELGQRLQNSLEFVMQGITLDSAGLFKEWVRHTQNTLNSIFASYYELSVVFCDEVPNLEVITASTAIAGFVTAQTKVHESIVDLADNVRMKIAQLPDENSLDSLDNSSFTTRESWLVKASHDVVTQVQILLEQFTETIGSQSWNEKEMAVVYSKFHQRIDILLRMGTTIENLLSYLELADLSQIKMCAAALEVQATAYTNQMGVTSDVTSVLCDVSFAVNSVHKIVAERRRMTVLRRGRDISYSPLPARLLASSPRKSSHFDDVMESETSGSASETGQSDEESLENVSISPSAIKKALLFSVPLKSSLKSNGNVEQAITIKSVRFNVSDFSPSHDS